The window TGTTCTGTGTTtccttgcactgcaaaaagggaactaaaagtaagtaaaaatttcattaaattagcatatttgtccttaatttgagcagattAATAAAttgatatgccaatggaatgagtatttttacacctaaaataagataattagataaactgcacttaaaataggatgaTTTAGACGAGTTGCTCCTATTATacgtgcaaaaatcttattccattggcagatcatttaaacttgctgctcaaatcaaggacaaatacactaatttcaagaaaattttatttatttttagtcacatttttgcagtgtgatgttCTGTTTCCTTGAGGCTTGCATGTGTCACCATAAATGAAAAGAAACCCAGCGTTTGGTTCTTTTAGCTGTTCTACTGTACTTCTCCTGCCCTGTGACTCCAAACTCCACTTCAGCACCAAACCATGGGCGATGTGAACATTTAAGAAATCTAATGAAAACACCTACTCTTCTACAAAGTTCTGCTGTGGTCCGATGATGGATCCCGGTCGGCAGATCCGTATCCACGCTATGGCCTCCGCTGCAGTCAGGCCGTAATGTTTCATCATGTAACAGGCGATTAGCGTGCCGGTTCTTCCCAGGCCAGCTGGAAACACAGAAGAAGCATTCCAGCAACCTTCCTAAGAGGAAACCACGGAGAGCGGCGCAGCAGCAGAAGCCGTACCCTTGCAGTGGACCGCCACGGCTCCCTCTGCGTTCTCGCAGATGTTGAGGAACTTTCTGACGATGCCGTCATTCGGCGTGCTGCCGTCCACGAAGAACAGGTCGTGGTGCTCGAAGCCCGACTCGGTGAATCGTTTGGCGTCGTACATCTTTTTGTTGAGTCTGACGATGGTGGTGATGTTGTGTTTCCTGAAGTACGGGATGTAGGCTTCAGGAGCGTGTAGCGGGTACCctgcaggagaagaagaaggtcAACGCCAGGAGCCGTCTGGATGCaacaaccactgagctatattatacactggagtgctgattttgccgaaaaactgaagtcactggccgccatcttgctcctccctactctcacagaatcccataggatttggttacaacaacaagcagttttctggctgtgtgaaaaatttatatatatatatatatatatatatatatatatatatatatatatatatatatatatatatatatatatatatatatatatatatatatatatatatatatatatatatatatacacatacacatacaaacacttatatatatacatatataagtgtttgtatatgtatgtatgtgtatatatatgctTTTGTATAttgatatttatatatttataaatgttataatataaatgttataatataaatgttataatatatatacactgcCAAAACGGATCTACAAATAAGtcaaatattcttaaagttagcgtatttatgcttgatttgagcaggtaaataagatcatctgccaatggaatgagtattttgacccctaaaataagattataagacatactgcacttgatataagatgatggagatgaattgttcctgttttaagtctaaaaatcttattccattggcaaatcatcttatttacctgctcaaatcaaggacaaatatactcattttaagaacattttacttatttctagttccgttttagcagtgtgtatatatatatatatatatatatatatatatatatatatatatatatatatatagatatatatatatatatatatatatatatatatatatatatatatatatatatatatatatatatatatatagaaataaataaaatgcaaaatatttcagcacatgactttctcagtacctgatagttttagaacataacttAAAGtaaatggcatttgacattttaaaagttttaagccccccctgaacatgagaaaatcctcgttatttgatgctgtagcgcacatattccctagttactgggggaaaatagggagtaccaatatggcggctggtggcttcaaagcgattcGTTCTAACAGcaggcgattagcactccagtgtataatatagctcagtggcaaCAACACGCATTTCTGTAGGACTCTAATTACCATTTTCTATCTTGCTTTTGGGATGAGGCCCGCTGAAAGCGAGGAACTTCCCGGGAATGATCCAGTTGAAGTCGCCGTTTTCCGCCCTCTCGTAGTGCTCGTACTCCTCCACGTCGAAGTTTGAGAAGTCCAGCCAGCCGAACTGCAGAGCCTAAAGGAAGGGTCGACAGGGATTTCATCTTATTAGCGTCAGGGCGCCAGGAGACAGAAAAACCCATTAAGTGTTCGTTTCCATACTTTGTGAATGCCACGCAGGCAATCCAGAATGTCCAGATTGTACATGCAGGTTCCAAACGAGGCGTCCCTGTGGAGCGGAGGAAACAAAAGAGGCGAGACTGATCAGCGAAAAACATCCCCGGGACGGTTTATGTCCATCGGAACATTTCTACGGCTTTAATGCTGTTATCTTAGCTCTTCTGATTTTATTCCCTCCATCTCCCGTTTGCTAATGACACAATCTGCCTCGCACGAATCTCTGAGAAGATGCTTTAGCCACTAATCCGTCATTTATGCTAGACTGACAGAGAAATGGAAGAAATCGAACCATTTTATCAGCAACATTAAGCCATTACAGATTTTCATGTCAGATGGCCCAAACTCTCTTTGGCATAAAAATGGCAAGAAACCCAGACATACGTTTTACATATGTCTGGGTTTCTGCACGGCAAAAGCTTCTTTTTTGCATTAAAGTTTTTGCTTAGTAATGTATTTGAGCTCACGCGAGAAAAGTTGCTGAAATGACACCTTTTCAAGGACAATACAAAGGCGACTTATTACCTGAACGGGAGATAAGTTGAATTCCTGGATACCAGCAGACCGTAGGCTTCCTCTGGTGTCATATTCAGGTGCATTACCTGTAAAAGACAACAATCTTTTTAGCAAGCGCTCTCTTGTATCGCGTACAGCGTACTCGTGTCCACCCGGGAAACACGTGCGAAATCCTTCTTTTGCACAACTTACTGCATATGAGCCTATCAGGTAGGCAGCGTTGGCTTGTTTCTTCTGATCCCCGCAggtataaaaaattattttcttccttGTGAGCGTAATTGACTGCGCAGAAACAGGAGACATAGCAGGAGAAcagatattaaataatttttttttacgagTACCACATAGTAATATGTGGTATAATTTAGCCAGCTCAAGCTGGCTAAATTATTTGGCTTTATCGTCCTACTTTGTCACCCTAATGCCGTTATCTTGCAAAGCTCCAAGCAGAGACGGAGGATAACTAATTTCCTTAATAGAAAAGTTGCAACATTTGCCTATTGCGGTAAAAATCCCAAATATAAACCCATGTGTACCATGTTTTGTGAGGTGCACAGCCCGGggaaatatatagatatacttTCTCGTCAAGGGACGGGGGGGAGATGAGAACGGGGAGGAACGGCAAGGGACGGGAgggggagaggagagagaaacggggagggagaggaaagggaagggagggagagagaacgGGGAGGGAGCAGGGAGGAGGCGAAGAAggagagagagcaggagagaagagagagagagagagagagcgagagagagacgagagagaagagagagcgagagagataGAGAGTCGAGCGAGAGAGCatgagaaggagagagaggagagctAGAGAGAGAGATCTAGAGAGAGagcctcttctctctctctctctctctctctctctctctctctctctctatatttcttttttcttataatatatatttatttttacactgcTCTTGTCTATTTTTGTATTAACTTCAATTATCTACTCTTGCTGGATTGGTGTCAAATGTTCTTGGGATGggggtttaaaatataaatatgagtATCATGTCTCTTCTAATTGAAATTATATAATGTATTACTGatgctcaataaaaaaaaaggatataaaaaaaaatcccaaaaatagTAGGCGGTGGTTAAAATAAGCGGGCTAATGATTAAACACATCAGCTGCAGAGAAGCTGGACCCTGCAGGTATAAACCCCTCTACAAAGTGCGATCACTAGCTGGCCCGCCAGCACTACTGCAGAGAACAGTTGTAAAACAACTAGCACACTAAAACACAGCAAATGTGCAGCTTCTACAGCCTTCTGCAAGTATAAATCAATATTGACTGGTCGCTCGGTGTTCTCCTCTCCACTCTCTTCTTCCGGGATGCGTGATAAATTGCCACGGTTTACTTTACCTTGAGCTTCTTTGTCAACTTGCAACAGAAGCGATAAAACATGGCCAGGTTGAGGGGTCCGAAGTCCGCATAGAAGCTGCGAGAGGcaaagagagaagagagagagggtCAGAGTGGCTATTTAAGCAGCCGGCCTGGTTCCCTGTGGAAGCTTGCAGGACTTCGGATCAGCGCCGTCAGCCCCGCTCTGAAAATACTGACGGGAGTAACGTCTATATTTGGAAGCGTCTGGTGATTTAAGTggttcaattaaaataaaaaggagacAGAAACGCAAAATGAGAGGcggctggttttttttttttggtgtgaaaAGGAGCCGACTGCATCGAAGCGTTTTGTGAACAGCACGCACCAATCCATCGAGTCATTTCTGGAAAGccccaaaaagaaaaccttttgggGAAGCTTTCTACCTAAATTGATAATCTatgtttttaaagtaattttctagAATCTACACATAGTCTTCTGCATGGAGATGTGGTTATACAAGTAAAAAGGAATAATAGCAGGAATCAATTAGTCAAGATAAGCAGAAAATTAGGACTAACAAtattaatgttatttaaaatagttttttgatTGTCAACATTTTTATCTCTACAATTTGTTGGATGGGTTTACTCCCAGGAGAGCTAAACGTTTAAGTGATGGTTAAGTTTACAGGTGATAAAAGGTTGGTTTGGGAAAGGGGCAAACTGACCTGGGGCTAAATTCATAAAGACGGCGTCTGTCAGGGATCCTGATTCCTGACCGATTCCCAATTTAAAATTCCTGATTTTTCCTAGACTTTATTTCTATGTAAAAGGTACCACGCAACGAGGACAGCAGGGAACGATTAGGACAAAACACACTTACATATTTTTACACAATCTTACCAAAGGGATTCATATTCTTTGACACGTCACaaggtttattttaataaacttgAATCtgaataagatttaaaaaaacaacaacaaaaaaacaacgacAACACCACACAGACCATGGAATAATTTATATCCACCAGGTGGAAATGACAGTTTAAAGTTTCAAAACAATAGTTCAAGTTCATAAAAAGCAAATGTAGTTATCTGACGccaataaataccatatttttcggactacaaggcgcacttaaaatccttagattttctcaaaaattgatggtgcgccttataatccgatgcgccttatatatatatttaaagttttactttatgtgctaaaatgtgcttaaaaatctgttaaaatttgTAAATACGCCTTTGataagcaacaaagccgctccgctcaatggatattcggagcattacggtacactgtgtcacgacctgatcggacccctgagctgagtatttttttacccctaaaataagataattagatatcctgcacttgaaataagatgatgtagatgaattgtttttattttagtgaaaaaaacttattccattggcaaatagtcttatttacctgctcaaatcaaggacaaatgcactcatttcaatagcattttacttacttttatttccctgtttgcagtgtggagtgatattacacatttacacttgggaagaatatttaatttttccttataatccggtgcagcTTATGGTCTTATAGTAATAGACACCAGCAGAAGTTTGCAGCCATAATAAAGTCAGTAACAATAAATTTGTTTATTCAACACTTTACATATAGACACTGTACCGAGAAAAAGGACAAAGCTGTATGTACAGCTGGAAAAATTAACACACTCAAATAGTATAATAACCACGAATTAAGGATAAATTGatattgaatataaaaataaagtgcagTAAACATCACCTCTGCTGAACTGagcactttttttgttcttataGAAAATTATAACAGTAATAAGGTCCGTGGAAACCAGTTTTTCCATATTTACTTCTTATCTCCATGCTTATCCAGAACTGGAACATTAAACAAAGTCCATACTGTACAAGTATGAACCCTGCTGCAGTTAAAACTAGATCTTGCCAAAGAACTACTGAGTTTGTCCTCAGCTTTTTGAGATAGAAACCATGCTAATCTCAAAAGTATGAAACTAGAATAAATCAGTGTCAGCCTTTTCATGATGTTACAAGGTGgataagtcattttaaaatacaCTTGTCTGAAACAAAACCCCTTTTAGGTCCCCCCCCACTAAAACAGTAAAGGGGCGACCATGCATGGATGATTACGAGGTTTCAGAACCGCCATCGCCTGGAAATCAAACTCTCCATTCACAAAAACAGAATGTTTTCTTGACAGAGAAGACCTTTTCAAGAGGAATGTGtcctgaaaatatattttaggttCTGTAATCTTCCTTTTACGGACGTAAATGAAGGCGGGGAAGACGGATGGATTCCCTATTCATTCAcaagaagctttttttccctgcagtgtTATGAAAATATTGGGATCTCAGGGGAAGAGATCGCTTCCCCCTCCTCTTAATTGGCCTCGGCAACAtcttttttcttcctcagtgtctgagccaaatgaagGAGAGAATGTTTGACTGCAGAGGAGTATTTTAACTCGTCTTCCAACCATCAAATGTGTTGCATTTGCCATTTAAATCTTAACTTTATGAACTCAGATATGACTTGTATGTCACTACTTTTGTCTTTGGTGGACGCTTTTAGGAACTGACCAAGTTCAAAGTTCCCAAAGTGACGTCATCGCCCTCAGGCAGATTTGAGCTGCActgtcctcacttttttttttttttttttccctgccaagCTTTTTCACATAAATCTGGATTCCAGAATGGGGAATGATAAAACGCTCATGAAcacaacaaaaaatgaaagaccaaaaaaaaaagatattttaccttttaaaaaaaatgtgattgcACTATATAGTGGACCCCAGCGCTAACAAGGAGAAGGTCAAGGTGCAAAGTATAGAAATACTGCAGCACACAGGAACAAACTCACTTCTCATATGCCAGCTCTTCATCTATGCAGAAACAGTGTCGGTCAGCTGTGCTCTTGATCTTTTGCTGAAGTATGGCAAAATACAGTTGATCTGAggagacaaggaaggaaggagggggcGGGGAGACAAAATAGGTCCAACTTCATTACTTTCGTCCAAACATGACTCTATCAATTCATTCCTAGCAGTCCAGCGGCGTATCCAGTGTAACTTATTCAGCATTTCTGGTAACATACCCTTGATAAACTCGATGCATCTGGAGGAAACATCGTCCGAGCTCATCTTGCGCACAGATCCGAACATGACGTTTTCCacgggagaagaaaaaaaaaagaaagcagtaCGGAGCGGATTCCTTCACGAAAACATGCACGTAAATTTGACAcgaaaaaaaatgttctttgtCGTTTAAAATACAACACCATAAAATCTGTTGTATAAAAACTTTTGGCTTAAatagttattgtttttttcttaacccCGAGCTGTTCTAACATAGAAGTAAGCCACCATCCGAAGAACGAAGGAGACTTTCGAGTGCAAGTGCGCACTCTGCTAAAACTGATCACACACCCTCCCCCCGCGGTCCCCCCGCGCGACTCCACCTCCGCGGAACTTCCCGGGACGCCATTGGCTGAGATGGATCCAGGACGCTAGCTGATTGGAGGAACGAACTGTTATTTGCGTTCGGTTTCCGCctctttcagtttaaagttatcCGCACGAGCGATGTGATAGGCTCCGGGATGGTTGCCAAAGCGGTTGCTAGGATGACCTGTCAGCCAGTCAGATTTGCTGTTTCCACTTAAGACAAACCTCCTTCTGTCAGGCTTTAGCTCGTGAAGGATGAACTGGAACCAGGAAACGTCATATggctagatttaaaaaaaatcatgatcaGAAGAAGCTGACATTGACTTTATCGTATTTTACTAGCATTTAAACACCTCGCAATAAAACACCTCTGTGCAAATGCACGACAAATACGACCCTTTAAAAGGAGACGCTTAAGATAATAAATCACAAGCGTGACTGATTGCGCTGGAGTATAAACTAAAGGCCAAATAGcagctgcgttttttttttggtcttttttggCACATGTTGCAAAGGTAACTCCCTGCAAAACCTCTGCCCGAAAAGGACAGACGGTGTCGCCatattgggggggaaaaagccGAAGAAATTCAAGGACTGCTGCGTTTTAAAAGGACACGGTGTACGCAGGTCTCCGCGCGCTGGCCAAGTGGGCAGAAAGTTGTCAGGGTTCACCGTGCACGGCGCCCTTACCTGTTATCTCAATGTAAATATCAGAGTTTGGCTCCGCCTCTGAGCTGCTGTGCGCTGCACGGCGTTTTTTCCTCGACTCGGTTCGTCGCTTCTCGCTTTTGCGCTTCATTCTCTCCTCAGGAGCTGCAGCATGAAGGACGGAtcccccccctctcctctgTCTCTTGTTGCTGTTAATGTAACATGGCTTGGCTCCTGCGCTCCTGGTGCGTGCTTGTGTGTTGCGCTGCGAGTGTCCAGCCGAGGTTGAGTCCTGCTCCAGTCTCTCTCTGTGGTGGTGGTGACGTCTTTGAGCAGGGgtaggttttttgttttctgaatccCCTGCAAGTGACGTATCAGGATTATATATCCAGAGCCCACCCTTGGCTGCTCAGTCTTTGTGCACCGTCCCGAAATAAGTTTGTTCTGAGTAAGTTGGATCCAGCTGACCCCCGAGTGCACGACATTGACGTGAAACTGAGATATCTTTTTATTTGAACACATGGTTAATCAATGTGAAAATTAAAGATATGGGCGCAGAAGTCTGACCAACAGCAGCTTACTATACATGGCTGTattcaatgaaaaataaaacaaagtccatataaaataatttcatctcTCATTCTTTAGGCTAGTCCAGCTCAAATAACTCTTTCTGGCAATGGTATTTATACCTCTTCAAAGTCACTTTTCctaaaaagtattcatacctgtttcacattttctgacattatagaaaaataaacttgcATATA of the Fundulus heteroclitus isolate FHET01 chromosome 12, MU-UCD_Fhet_4.1, whole genome shotgun sequence genome contains:
- the cdc14b gene encoding dual specificity protein phosphatase CDC14B isoform X3, whose protein sequence is MKRKSEKRRTESRKKRRAAHSSSEAEPNSDIYIEITDQLYFAILQQKIKSTADRHCFCIDEELAYENFYADFGPLNLAMFYRFCCKLTKKLKSITLTRKKIIFYTCGDQKKQANAAYLIGSYAVMHLNMTPEEAYGLLVSRNSTYLPFRDASFGTCMYNLDILDCLRGIHKALQFGWLDFSNFDVEEYEHYERAENGDFNWIIPGKFLAFSGPHPKSKIENGYPLHAPEAYIPYFRKHNITTIVRLNKKMYDAKRFTESGFEHHDLFFVDGSTPNDGIVRKFLNICENAEGAVAVHCKAGLGRTGTLIACYMMKHYGLTAAEAIAWIRICRPGSIIGPQQNFVEEKQYGLWAQGDVVREKKLTERENGKLAVTRILSGVDDIKINGSNKNRAPKKDEIELYNDEDERNGLTQGDKLRALKSKRQARSSSGSLSQEENKINTRSSSQSLRVIIQDSVQGAKTSIGSLALSDRSDSRKRTRTSLPANGVGGSSLSQSRLVRSLGNLHVVADNSDPLCCEPRGSHRDTASVRTNTGALTSLNAAQGHLQTRCVTRT
- the cdc14b gene encoding dual specificity protein phosphatase CDC14B isoform X2, with product MKRKSEKRRTESRKKRRAAHSSSEAEPNSDIYIEITDQLYFAILQQKIKSTADRHCFCIDEELAYENFYADFGPLNLAMFYRFCCKLTKKLKSITLTRKKIIFYTCGDQKKQANAAYLIGSYAVMHLNMTPEEAYGLLVSRNSTYLPFRDASFGTCMYNLDILDCLRGIHKALQFGWLDFSNFDVEEYEHYERAENGDFNWIIPGKFLAFSGPHPKSKIENGYPLHAPEAYIPYFRKHNITTIVRLNKKMYDAKRFTESGFEHHDLFFVDGSTPNDGIVRKFLNICENAEGAVAVHCKAGLGRTGTLIACYMMKHYGLTAAEAIAWIRICRPGSIIGPQQNFVEEKQYGLWAQGDVVREKKLTERENGKLAVTRILSGVDDIKINGSNKNRAPKKDEIELYNDEDERNGLTQGDKLRALKSKRQARSSSGSLSQEENKINTRSSSQSLSRVIIQDSVQGAKTSIGSLALSDRSDSRKRTRTSLPANGVGGSSLSQSRLVRSLGNLHVVADNSDPLCCEPRGSHRDTASVRTNTGALTSLNAAQGHLQSLHTQS
- the cdc14b gene encoding dual specificity protein phosphatase CDC14B isoform X5 — its product is MKRKSEKRRTESRKKRRAAHSSSEAEPNSDIYIEITDQLYFAILQQKIKSTADRHCFCIDEELAYENFYADFGPLNLAMFYRFCCKLTKKLKSITLTRKKIIFYTCGDQKKQANAAYLIGSYAVMHLNMTPEEAYGLLVSRNSTYLPFRDASFGTCMYNLDILDCLRGIHKALQFGWLDFSNFDVEEYEHYERAENGDFNWIIPGKFLAFSGPHPKSKIENGYPLHAPEAYIPYFRKHNITTIVRLNKKMYDAKRFTESGFEHHDLFFVDGSTPNDGIVRKFLNICENAEGAVAVHCKAGLGRTGTLIACYMMKHYGLTAAEAIAWIRICRPGSIIGPQQNFVEEKQYGLWAQGDVVREKKLTERENGKLAVTRILSGVDDIKINGSNKNRAPKKDEIELYNDEDERNGLTQGDKLRALKSKRQARSSSGSLSQEENKINTRSSSQSLSRVIIQDSVQGAKTSIGSLALSDRSDSRKRTRTSLPANGVGGRPAVSRGRKARSSLQSIRFSRLCHSIPKARAPLLR
- the cdc14b gene encoding dual specificity protein phosphatase CDC14B isoform X6, which encodes MKRKSEKRRTESRKKRRAAHSSSEAEPNSDIYIEITDQLYFAILQQKIKSTADRHCFCIDEELAYENFYADFGPLNLAMFYRFCCKLTKKLKSITLTRKKIIFYTCGDQKKQANAAYLIGSYAVMHLNMTPEEAYGLLVSRNSTYLPFRDASFGTCMYNLDILDCLRGIHKALQFGWLDFSNFDVEEYEHYERAENGDFNWIIPGKFLAFSGPHPKSKIENGYPLHAPEAYIPYFRKHNITTIVRLNKKMYDAKRFTESGFEHHDLFFVDGSTPNDGIVRKFLNICENAEGAVAVHCKAGLGRTGTLIACYMMKHYGLTAAEAIAWIRICRPGSIIGPQQNFVEEKQYGLWAQGDVVREKKLTERENGKLAVTRILSGVDDIKINGSNKNRAPKKDEIELYNDEDERNGLTQGDKLRALKSKRQARSSSGSLSQEENKINTRSSSQSLSRVIIQDSVQGAKTSIGSLALSDRSDSRKRTRTSLPANGVGGSHSIPKARAPLLR
- the cdc14b gene encoding dual specificity protein phosphatase CDC14B isoform X1, with product MKRKSEKRRTESRKKRRAAHSSSEAEPNSDIYIEITDQLYFAILQQKIKSTADRHCFCIDEELAYENFYADFGPLNLAMFYRFCCKLTKKLKSITLTRKKIIFYTCGDQKKQANAAYLIGSYAVMHLNMTPEEAYGLLVSRNSTYLPFRDASFGTCMYNLDILDCLRGIHKALQFGWLDFSNFDVEEYEHYERAENGDFNWIIPGKFLAFSGPHPKSKIENGYPLHAPEAYIPYFRKHNITTIVRLNKKMYDAKRFTESGFEHHDLFFVDGSTPNDGIVRKFLNICENAEGAVAVHCKAGLGRTGTLIACYMMKHYGLTAAEAIAWIRICRPGSIIGPQQNFVEEKQYGLWAQGDVVREKKLTERENGKLAVTRILSGVDDIKINGSNKNRAPKKDEIELYNDEDERNGLTQGDKLRALKSKRQARSSSGSLSQEENKINTRSSSQSLSRVIIQDSVQGAKTSIGSLALSDRSDSRKRTRTSLPANGVGGSSLSQSRLVRSLGNLHVVADNSDPLCCEPRGSHRDTASVRTNTGALTSLNAAQGHLQTRCVTRT
- the cdc14b gene encoding dual specificity protein phosphatase CDC14B isoform X4, which translates into the protein MFGSVRKMSSDDVSSRCIEFIKDQLYFAILQQKIKSTADRHCFCIDEELAYENFYADFGPLNLAMFYRFCCKLTKKLKSITLTRKKIIFYTCGDQKKQANAAYLIGSYAVMHLNMTPEEAYGLLVSRNSTYLPFRDASFGTCMYNLDILDCLRGIHKALQFGWLDFSNFDVEEYEHYERAENGDFNWIIPGKFLAFSGPHPKSKIENGYPLHAPEAYIPYFRKHNITTIVRLNKKMYDAKRFTESGFEHHDLFFVDGSTPNDGIVRKFLNICENAEGAVAVHCKAGLGRTGTLIACYMMKHYGLTAAEAIAWIRICRPGSIIGPQQNFVEEKQYGLWAQGDVVREKKLTERENGKLAVTRILSGVDDIKINGSNKNRAPKKDEIELYNDEDERNGLTQGDKLRALKSKRQARSSSGSLSQEENKINTRSSSQSLSRVIIQDSVQGAKTSIGSLALSDRSDSRKRTRTSLPANGVGGSSLSQSRLVRSLGNLHVVADNSDPLCCEPRGSHRDTASVRTNTGALTSLNAAQGHLQTRCVTRT